In one Bacillus thuringiensis genomic region, the following are encoded:
- a CDS encoding YqxA family protein yields MRGTDDYRLSRFTLLCICSVALCLLMMIAGVALANHGLKSMKGYQQLSYEQIAHMTGTESTGAESEILGSSFSASEKQQQLERLRSFNVVEGIGMAVASVAYEMTKFGTDIVVGKIKEIFS; encoded by the coding sequence TTGAGGGGAACAGATGATTATCGTTTGAGTCGCTTTACGCTTTTGTGTATATGTAGTGTAGCTTTATGTTTACTTATGATGATAGCAGGAGTGGCACTTGCTAATCATGGTTTGAAAAGTATGAAAGGCTATCAGCAATTGTCATATGAACAAATCGCTCATATGACAGGGACAGAAAGTACAGGTGCTGAATCAGAAATTTTGGGTAGCTCGTTTTCGGCCTCAGAAAAACAACAACAATTAGAACGTTTAAGAAGTTTTAATGTTGTAGAAGGAATTGGGATGGCTGTAGCAAGTGTAGCTTATGAAATGACGAAGTTCGGAACGGATATAGTTGTTGGGAAAATAAAAGAAATTTTTAGCTAA
- the gpr gene encoding GPR endopeptidase, which produces MKEPLDLSKYSIRTDLAVEAHQMLQESQEEQKGIQGVIVKEREEEGTIITKVTIDEAASEAMGKKPGNYLTLEVQGIRQQDTELQQKVERIFAKEFSYFLEEIGVTKEASCLIVGLGNWNVTPDALGPIVVENVLVTRHLFQLQPESVEEGFRPVSAIRPGVMGITGIETSDVIYGIIEKTNPDFVIAIDALAARSIERVNSTIQISDTGIHPGSGVGNKRKELSKETLGIPVIAIGVPTVVDAVSITSDTIDFILKHFGREMKEGNKPSRSLLPAGFSFGEKKKLTEEDMPDEKSRNMFLGAVGTLEEEEKRRLIYEVLSPLGHNLMVTPKEVDTFIEDMANVIASGLNAALHHQIDQDNTGAYTH; this is translated from the coding sequence ATGAAAGAACCATTAGATTTAAGTAAATATAGCATTAGAACTGACCTAGCTGTAGAAGCTCATCAAATGTTGCAAGAAAGCCAAGAAGAACAAAAAGGGATACAGGGAGTTATTGTAAAAGAGAGGGAAGAAGAAGGTACTATAATTACAAAAGTAACAATTGATGAGGCTGCCTCTGAAGCGATGGGTAAAAAGCCTGGAAATTATTTAACGCTTGAAGTTCAAGGTATACGTCAGCAAGATACAGAACTTCAACAAAAAGTGGAGCGTATTTTTGCAAAAGAATTTTCTTATTTCTTAGAAGAGATTGGCGTTACAAAAGAAGCAAGCTGTTTAATTGTAGGTCTTGGGAATTGGAATGTAACACCAGATGCTCTTGGACCGATAGTTGTAGAAAATGTATTAGTAACGAGACATTTGTTTCAATTACAGCCTGAAAGTGTAGAAGAAGGGTTTAGGCCTGTTAGTGCAATTCGGCCGGGGGTAATGGGGATTACAGGGATCGAAACGAGCGATGTTATTTATGGGATTATTGAGAAGACGAACCCGGACTTTGTAATTGCGATTGACGCATTAGCTGCCCGTTCTATTGAACGAGTAAATAGCACGATACAAATTTCTGATACTGGAATTCATCCCGGATCGGGGGTTGGGAATAAACGTAAAGAACTAAGTAAAGAAACATTAGGTATCCCTGTTATCGCAATTGGTGTTCCGACTGTGGTCGATGCTGTTTCGATTACAAGTGATACGATTGATTTTATTTTGAAACATTTTGGCCGGGAGATGAAAGAAGGAAATAAACCTTCACGATCTTTGTTACCAGCGGGATTTTCATTTGGAGAAAAGAAAAAATTAACAGAAGAAGATATGCCGGATGAAAAGAGCAGAAATATGTTTTTAGGTGCTGTTGGTACGTTAGAAGAAGAAGAAAAAAGAAGGCTGATTTATGAGGTGCTATCTCCTCTTGGTCATAATTTAATGGTAACCCCAAAAGAAGTAGATACTTTTATTGAGGATATGGCGAATGTAATAGCGAGTGGTTTAAATGCGGCGCTGCATCATCAAATTGATCAAGATAATACGGGAGCATATACACATTGA